Proteins found in one Hevea brasiliensis isolate MT/VB/25A 57/8 chromosome 18, ASM3005281v1, whole genome shotgun sequence genomic segment:
- the LOC110636884 gene encoding uncharacterized protein LOC110636884: MEKQSSQQQKQQSPAVSSCRKKKNEEGTFMEDLKDHIDEFIHASMDEHKSCFKKTIQKMFGMSKIVAERSGEAKEAESSLPLRTVVSD; encoded by the exons ATGGAAAAACAAAGTAGTCAACAGCAAAAACAACAATCACCTGCTGTCTCTTCATGTCGAAAGAAGAAGAATGAGGAGGGCACTTTTATGGAAGATTTAAAGGATCACATTGATGAATTCATTCATGCATCTATGGATGAGCACAAGAGCTGCTTTAAGAAGACCATCCAAAAG ATGTTTGGAATGTCAAAGATTGTTGCAGAAAGGAGTGGTGAAGCTAAAGAAGCTGAAAGTTCTCTGCCCCTTCGCACTGTAGTATCAGACTAG